A genomic stretch from Alphaproteobacteria bacterium includes:
- a CDS encoding DUF465 domain-containing protein gives MDNIEVLREKLDQLRVEHRDLDGVISQMQAERSFDQLQLARLKKRKLEIKTQIASLESKLIPDIIA, from the coding sequence ATGGATAATATCGAAGTCTTGCGCGAAAAATTGGATCAATTGCGGGTCGAACACCGTGATCTTGATGGCGTGATTTCGCAAATGCAGGCTGAGCGCAGTTTCGATCAATTGCAATTGGCGCGTTTGAAAAAACGCAAACTCGAAATTAAAACCCAGATCGCTTCTCTGGAAAGCAAACTCATTCCCGATATTATCGCCTAG
- the purE gene encoding 5-(carboxyamino)imidazole ribonucleotide mutase yields MGSTSDWETMCHAAEMLDEFGVPFEAQVVSAHRTPQRLFDYASTAEKRGLQVLIAGAGGAAHLPGMAASLTALPVFGVPVETQSLKGHDSLLSIVQMPAGIPVGTLAIGKAGAKNAALLAVSVLALSDKKLAKKLAQFRKLQTAGVPKNPKGKIVHPKLNKRRAA; encoded by the coding sequence ATGGGGTCGACCAGCGATTGGGAAACCATGTGCCACGCGGCGGAAATGCTGGATGAATTTGGCGTGCCGTTCGAAGCGCAAGTCGTATCGGCGCACCGGACGCCGCAACGTTTATTCGATTATGCCAGCACCGCCGAAAAACGCGGATTGCAAGTATTGATCGCCGGCGCTGGCGGCGCGGCGCATTTGCCGGGCATGGCGGCATCATTGACCGCATTGCCAGTATTCGGCGTTCCGGTGGAAACCCAATCGTTGAAAGGCCATGACAGTTTATTATCTATCGTGCAAATGCCTGCCGGTATTCCGGTTGGGACGTTGGCGATTGGTAAAGCAGGCGCGAAAAACGCGGCATTGCTGGCGGTTAGCGTTTTGGCTTTGTCGGATAAAAAGCTCGCGAAAAAACTGGCGCAGTTCCGCAAATTGCAGACCGCAGGCGTGCCAAAAAATCCAAAGGGAAAGATTGTACATCCTAAATTGAACAAAAGGCGCGCCGCATAA
- a CDS encoding 5-(carboxyamino)imidazole ribonucleotide synthase, with amino-acid sequence MIAPGSTIGILGGGQLGRMMAIAASEMGYRTHIFCPESDPPAGQVTNLVTIAEYEDKKALDAFAKSVDVVTLEFENVPVETVEYLSKKVPVRPGANVLKIAQDRLLEKDFARGLKIPTAKYEAVDSFEDLQKAADKIGLPGILKTRRMGYDGKGQFKIKKKSDLEEAWKALGGVPLILEKMVDFKLEVSVIVARSPSGEVVTYPVVENRHKNQILDETIVPAPIYPKLAKNATLMARKMAQQIKLQGLMAVEMFVGNDGVIYMNEIAPRPHNSGHWSIDAAVTSQFEQSIRAACDLPLGSAAMLAPARMKNLLGDMIDQFATYLNDPCAKLHLYGKVEAKPGRKMGHVTRIMKK; translated from the coding sequence ATGATCGCGCCAGGTTCCACCATCGGTATTTTGGGCGGCGGCCAGTTGGGCCGGATGATGGCCATCGCCGCATCCGAAATGGGATACCGCACGCATATTTTTTGCCCCGAATCCGATCCGCCGGCGGGGCAGGTGACCAATTTGGTCACGATTGCCGAATACGAAGATAAAAAAGCATTGGATGCGTTCGCGAAATCGGTCGATGTCGTCACGCTGGAATTTGAAAATGTGCCGGTCGAAACGGTGGAATATTTATCGAAAAAAGTTCCTGTTCGTCCGGGGGCAAATGTTTTGAAAATAGCGCAAGATCGCTTGCTGGAAAAAGATTTCGCGCGCGGCCTTAAAATTCCAACCGCCAAATACGAAGCTGTTGACAGTTTCGAAGATCTGCAAAAAGCCGCTGATAAAATCGGCCTTCCTGGAATATTGAAAACGCGGCGCATGGGGTATGACGGTAAGGGCCAGTTTAAAATCAAGAAAAAATCCGATTTGGAAGAAGCCTGGAAAGCACTGGGCGGCGTGCCGTTGATCTTAGAAAAAATGGTCGATTTCAAATTGGAAGTTTCGGTGATTGTCGCAAGATCGCCTAGCGGTGAAGTGGTGACTTATCCCGTGGTTGAAAACCGGCATAAAAATCAGATTCTGGATGAAACCATCGTGCCTGCGCCGATTTATCCTAAGCTTGCAAAGAATGCAACCCTGATGGCGCGCAAAATGGCGCAGCAAATCAAATTGCAAGGTTTGATGGCGGTTGAAATGTTTGTCGGCAACGATGGCGTGATTTATATGAATGAAATCGCGCCGCGCCCGCATAATTCCGGCCATTGGAGTATTGATGCAGCCGTTACATCGCAATTTGAACAATCGATTCGCGCCGCCTGCGATTTGCCGCTTGGCAGTGCGGCGATGCTGGCTCCGGCGCGCATGAAAAATCTGCTGGGTGATATGATCGATCAATTCGCGACTTATTTAAACGACCCATGCGCCAAATTGCATTTATATGGCAAGGTAGAAGCGAAACCCGGCCGTAAAATGGGCCACGTCACGCGGATTATGAAAAAGTAA
- a CDS encoding COQ9 family protein: protein MVKKSTRKTAKKAQKPAKKPVKSVKRPAQQAKRNAARPKITDQKQQLFLASLKHAGKHGFSLAAIHAGADDIKMDRNKAHLLFSNPQRDLLKYFLAWGNEQLTEKLRDLPKKQWKIREKVSYGVRKKLELLTPYRDAEKQAVLLTARPMYADLSLKTLYDTCDIIWRAASDTSTDWNFYTKRTLLAGVYTSTLLFWLRDESEDYEDTWQFLSRRIDNVMAIHKIKAAFKNRETFKAGFDFLKKFAA from the coding sequence ATGGTTAAAAAATCCACCCGTAAAACCGCGAAAAAGGCCCAAAAACCGGCTAAAAAGCCCGTAAAATCGGTAAAACGCCCGGCGCAGCAGGCAAAACGGAACGCGGCGCGCCCAAAAATCACCGATCAAAAACAGCAATTATTTTTGGCGTCTTTGAAACACGCAGGCAAACACGGATTCAGTCTGGCGGCGATTCACGCCGGCGCGGACGATATAAAAATGGATCGCAACAAAGCCCATTTGTTGTTCAGCAATCCGCAACGCGATTTGTTGAAATATTTTCTGGCCTGGGGCAATGAACAATTGACCGAAAAATTGCGCGACTTGCCGAAGAAGCAATGGAAGATACGCGAGAAAGTTTCCTATGGAGTGCGCAAGAAATTAGAATTGCTGACGCCGTATCGCGACGCGGAAAAACAAGCGGTGCTTTTGACTGCGCGGCCAATGTACGCCGATTTATCGCTGAAAACCTTATACGATACTTGCGATATTATCTGGCGCGCGGCTAGCGATACATCGACCGATTGGAATTTTTATACCAAGCGCACCTTGCTTGCCGGCGTATATACATCGACATTATTGTTCTGGCTGCGCGATGAATCGGAAGATTACGAAGATACTTGGCAATTTTTATCGCGCAGGATCGACAATGTGATGGCGATCCATAAAATCAAGGCAGCGTTCAAAAACCGCGAAACGTTTAAGGCGGGATTCGATTTTCTGAAAAAATTCGCGGCTTAG
- the rpsU gene encoding 30S ribosomal protein S21, protein MEVIVRDNNVEQAMRVLKKKLQREGVFREMKLRRHYEKPSQRKAREKSEAVRRLRKLQRKKLQTDGF, encoded by the coding sequence GTGGAAGTTATCGTACGCGATAATAACGTCGAACAAGCGATGCGGGTTTTGAAGAAAAAACTGCAACGCGAAGGCGTTTTCCGGGAAATGAAACTGCGCCGTCATTATGAAAAGCCGTCGCAACGCAAAGCCCGCGAGAAATCCGAAGCAGTCCGCCGTTTGCGCAAATTGCAACGCAAAAAATTGCAAACCGACGGTTTTTAA
- a CDS encoding NAD(P)(+) transhydrogenase (Re/Si-specific) subunit beta, whose protein sequence is MSANLSTFLFLVSGICFIMALRGLSHPVTAQSGNRYGMIGMAIAIGTSLMMPGMRGFLDIAIAIAIGGVIGTITAKKIQMTALPQLVAAFHSLVGLAAVAVAGAAVYAPAAFGIMEGDHIHQSSLIEIGLGVAIGAITFTGSIIAFGKLQGIVSGKPLVFPGQHKLNALIGLGIAGLILLFFASASPAIFWILVAASFLIGILLIMPIGGADMPVVVSMLNSYSGWAAAATGFTLNNHLLIITGALVGSSGAILSYIMCKGMNRSIINVILGGFGGDSAAAGPAGTSSGDKVVKSGSAEDAAFIMKNAANVIIVPGYGMAVAQAQHALREMADLLKAEGVNVKYAIHPVAGRMPGHMNVLLAEASVPYDEVFELDDINRDFASADVAFIIGANDVTNPAAKTDPKSPIYGMPILDVEKAKTVLFIKRSMASGYAGVDNELFFRPNTMMLFGDAKKVTEEVVKSVGGSSH, encoded by the coding sequence ATGAGCGCGAATTTATCCACCTTTCTTTTCCTAGTATCCGGCATTTGCTTTATCATGGCGTTGCGCGGTTTGTCCCATCCTGTAACCGCGCAAAGCGGCAACCGGTATGGCATGATCGGTATGGCGATTGCCATCGGCACCAGCCTGATGATGCCAGGCATGCGTGGATTCCTGGACATTGCCATTGCGATCGCCATTGGCGGCGTGATCGGCACCATTACCGCGAAGAAAATTCAAATGACTGCCTTGCCGCAATTGGTGGCGGCGTTCCACTCCCTCGTCGGTTTGGCCGCGGTTGCGGTTGCCGGTGCGGCGGTATATGCGCCAGCGGCGTTTGGCATTATGGAAGGCGATCATATCCATCAGTCCAGCCTGATCGAAATCGGTCTTGGCGTTGCCATCGGTGCGATCACCTTCACCGGTTCCATTATCGCGTTCGGCAAATTGCAAGGCATTGTTTCGGGCAAACCGCTTGTATTCCCCGGTCAGCATAAATTGAATGCTTTGATCGGACTTGGCATTGCTGGATTGATCTTGTTGTTCTTCGCCAGCGCTTCTCCGGCGATTTTCTGGATTCTGGTCGCGGCCTCGTTCCTGATCGGCATTTTACTGATCATGCCGATTGGCGGCGCGGACATGCCGGTTGTCGTTTCCATGCTCAATTCCTATTCCGGTTGGGCGGCGGCGGCAACAGGCTTTACCCTGAACAACCATTTGTTGATCATCACCGGCGCTTTGGTCGGATCATCGGGCGCGATTCTATCGTACATTATGTGCAAAGGCATGAACCGTTCGATCATCAACGTAATCCTGGGCGGTTTCGGCGGCGATAGTGCTGCTGCCGGTCCAGCAGGCACATCATCGGGCGATAAAGTCGTTAAATCCGGCAGTGCCGAAGACGCCGCGTTCATTATGAAAAACGCAGCGAACGTGATCATCGTGCCGGGTTACGGCATGGCGGTTGCGCAAGCACAGCATGCGTTGCGCGAAATGGCCGATCTGTTAAAGGCCGAAGGCGTGAACGTAAAATACGCGATTCATCCGGTTGCCGGCCGCATGCCAGGCCACATGAACGTGTTATTGGCCGAAGCCAGCGTGCCATATGATGAAGTGTTTGAATTGGACGATATCAACCGCGATTTCGCATCGGCCGATGTGGCATTCATTATCGGCGCGAACGACGTTACCAATCCGGCCGCGAAAACCGATCCAAAATCGCCGATTTACGGCATGCCGATTTTGGATGTCGAAAAGGCCAAAACGGTGCTGTTCATCAAACGATCTATGGCGTCAGGCTATGCGGGCGTCGACAATGAATTGTTCTTCCGCCCGAACACCATGATGTTGTTCGGCGATGCCAAGAAAGTCACCGAGGAAGTCGTGAAATCGGTTGGTGGCAGCAGCCATTAA
- a CDS encoding NAD(P) transhydrogenase subunit alpha, whose protein sequence is MSSLSQEVLSAADQLTQMAQKASELGQMLQMAEAAQHSMVSPFLVGVTVFALACFVGYYVVWRVTPALHSPLMAVTNAVSSVIIVGAILAAGLATDGMARMLGLLAVALASVNIFGGFIVTQRMLEMFKKKAK, encoded by the coding sequence ATGTCGTCCCTATCCCAAGAAGTTTTATCCGCTGCCGACCAGTTGACGCAAATGGCGCAAAAAGCCAGCGAACTGGGCCAAATGCTGCAAATGGCCGAAGCCGCGCAGCACAGCATGGTTTCGCCATTCCTGGTCGGCGTTACCGTATTCGCCCTCGCCTGTTTCGTTGGATATTATGTCGTTTGGCGCGTTACCCCTGCGTTGCACTCGCCATTGATGGCGGTCACCAACGCGGTATCGTCGGTGATTATCGTCGGCGCGATTCTGGCGGCCGGGCTTGCGACAGATGGCATGGCAAGAATGCTGGGGTTATTGGCGGTTGCCTTGGCATCGGTCAATATTTTCGGCGGATTCATCGTTACCCAGCGCATGCTGGAAATGTTCAAGAAAAAAGCGAAGTAA
- a CDS encoding Re/Si-specific NAD(P)(+) transhydrogenase subunit alpha, whose protein sequence is MKIAVLKERRPGETRVAAIPETVKKFIGLGANVVVETGAGQLSHIGDDAYTAAGATIAADAKSAANGADIILKVQRPEGEELGAIKAGALLVAMLSPYGAKEQMNQYASANISAFAMEFMPRITRAQTMDVLSSQSNLAGYRAVIEAAEQFGKALPMMMTAAGTIAPARALILGAGVAGLQAIATARRLGAIVSAFDVRPAVKEQVQSLGATFVEVDDDAAKNAETAGGYAKEMSEDYKRKQSLKIHETLKKTDIAISTALIPGKPAPVLITEEMVRDMKPGSVIVDMAVESGGNCPLSEAGKVVTKHGVKIIGYTNLPGRIATDASALYSRNLFNFVSTLISKETKSVKLDLNDEIVKGTLLTHNGSIVHPTFASAKAA, encoded by the coding sequence ATGAAAATTGCCGTACTCAAAGAACGCCGCCCGGGTGAAACACGCGTGGCCGCGATCCCGGAAACCGTGAAAAAATTTATCGGCCTTGGCGCCAATGTGGTGGTGGAAACCGGCGCCGGACAATTATCCCATATCGGCGATGACGCGTATACCGCCGCCGGCGCAACCATTGCCGCCGATGCAAAATCCGCCGCGAACGGCGCGGATATAATTTTAAAAGTCCAACGCCCCGAAGGCGAAGAACTGGGCGCAATCAAAGCCGGCGCGTTATTGGTTGCGATGTTATCGCCCTATGGCGCGAAAGAACAAATGAACCAATATGCCAGCGCGAACATCTCCGCGTTCGCGATGGAATTCATGCCGCGTATTACCCGCGCGCAAACCATGGACGTTTTATCGTCGCAATCGAATCTGGCCGGTTACCGCGCGGTAATTGAGGCCGCCGAACAGTTCGGCAAGGCTTTGCCGATGATGATGACCGCCGCAGGCACCATCGCCCCGGCCCGCGCCCTGATTCTGGGTGCCGGCGTCGCGGGATTGCAAGCGATCGCCACCGCCCGCCGTTTGGGCGCGATCGTATCGGCATTTGACGTTCGTCCTGCCGTGAAAGAACAAGTGCAATCGCTTGGCGCGACATTCGTCGAGGTCGATGATGACGCTGCGAAAAACGCGGAAACCGCTGGCGGTTACGCCAAAGAAATGAGCGAGGATTACAAACGCAAGCAATCGTTGAAAATCCACGAAACCTTGAAAAAAACCGACATTGCGATTTCAACCGCATTGATTCCAGGTAAACCGGCGCCCGTGCTGATTACCGAGGAAATGGTGCGCGATATGAAACCGGGTTCGGTGATTGTCGATATGGCGGTCGAATCGGGCGGCAATTGCCCGCTGTCCGAAGCAGGCAAGGTTGTAACAAAACACGGCGTTAAAATTATCGGTTACACCAATTTACCGGGCCGCATCGCCACCGATGCCAGCGCGCTATATTCCCGCAACCTGTTCAATTTCGTATCGACGCTGATCAGCAAAGAAACCAAATCGGTGAAACTGGATTTGAACGATGAAATCGTCAAGGGCACGTTGTTGACCCATAACGGTTCGATCGTGCATCCAACCTTCGCCAGCGCCAAAGCCGCTTAG
- a CDS encoding AarF/ABC1/UbiB kinase family protein, whose product MPKPKPKKRTERSTPISRAKRYARVGGKLSGVAVKGAAQRFLGLEIDKSAEAQALKNALGGLKGPLMKIAQILGTIPGSVPEEYEFQLRQLQTQAPSMGWPFVRRRMMAELGPDWQKLFKSFEHEAAAAASLGQVHKAVSKDGKMLACKLQYPDMESAVDADLKQLALILKIYKNMHGGVDTKDVYQEISERLREELDYELESKHMRVYAQMLASEDNVHIPAPIADLSTKRLLTMNWLDGKPILDFKKSDLKIRNTLALHMFRAWYVPFYNYGIIHGDPHFGNYSVRPDLSINLLDFGCVRVFNPDFVKGVIDLYFALADDKPELAVEAYKIWGFKNPSKHLIDVLNKWANFLYGPILQDKVLKMSETHSGDAGRKVASEVHAELRKIGGVKPPREFVFMDRAAVGLGSVFIHLNAEINWYKLFHELIADFDVKTLAKRQAKILRENPLPSP is encoded by the coding sequence ATGCCCAAGCCAAAACCAAAAAAACGCACCGAACGCAGCACTCCCATCAGCCGCGCCAAACGGTACGCGCGCGTTGGCGGAAAATTATCCGGCGTTGCGGTCAAAGGCGCGGCACAACGTTTTTTAGGGCTGGAGATCGATAAATCGGCCGAGGCGCAAGCATTGAAAAACGCGCTCGGCGGCCTCAAAGGTCCATTGATGAAAATCGCGCAGATTCTGGGAACCATCCCCGGATCGGTGCCGGAAGAATACGAATTCCAATTGCGCCAATTGCAAACCCAGGCCCCGTCGATGGGATGGCCGTTCGTGCGCCGCCGCATGATGGCGGAACTGGGCCCCGATTGGCAGAAATTATTTAAATCGTTCGAACACGAAGCCGCCGCAGCGGCATCGCTGGGCCAGGTACATAAAGCCGTTTCCAAAGACGGGAAAATGCTGGCGTGCAAATTACAGTACCCCGATATGGAATCGGCAGTGGATGCGGATTTAAAACAACTCGCGTTGATTTTAAAAATTTACAAAAATATGCATGGCGGCGTCGATACCAAAGACGTGTATCAGGAAATTTCCGAACGGCTGCGCGAGGAACTTGATTACGAACTGGAATCCAAGCACATGCGGGTATATGCGCAAATGCTCGCGAGCGAAGACAATGTGCATATCCCGGCGCCTATTGCCGATCTTTCCACCAAACGGCTTTTGACCATGAACTGGCTGGATGGAAAGCCGATCCTGGATTTCAAAAAATCGGATTTGAAAATCCGCAACACGCTGGCGTTACACATGTTCCGCGCCTGGTACGTGCCATTTTATAATTACGGCATTATTCATGGCGATCCGCATTTTGGCAATTACAGCGTGCGGCCGGATTTGTCGATCAACTTGCTGGATTTCGGATGCGTGCGCGTATTCAACCCCGATTTCGTCAAAGGCGTGATCGATTTATATTTTGCCCTGGCGGATGACAAACCGGAATTGGCCGTCGAAGCCTATAAAATATGGGGATTCAAGAATCCATCGAAACATTTGATCGACGTGTTGAATAAATGGGCCAATTTTTTATATGGCCCAATCCTGCAAGACAAGGTTTTAAAAATGAGCGAAACGCACAGCGGCGATGCGGGGCGCAAAGTGGCATCCGAAGTTCATGCCGAGTTGCGTAAAATCGGCGGCGTCAAACCACCGCGCGAATTTGTATTCATGGATCGCGCCGCGGTGGGTTTGGGTTCGGTATTCATCCACCTGAACGCGGAAATAAATTGGTACAAATTATTCCATGAATTAATCGCCGATTTTGACGTCAAAACGCTGGCGAAGAGACAGGCAAAAATCTTACGAGAAAATCCATTACCCTCCCCTTGA